The proteins below come from a single Fusobacterium simiae genomic window:
- a CDS encoding NAD(P)-dependent oxidoreductase, with the protein MKIAVLAANGRVGSLIVKEAVDRGNDVTAVAREENKTVAKKFLKKDILDLTENDLKGFDVVITAFGAWTEDTLPLHKTTVEHLADILANKNTRLLVVGGAGSLYTDDSLKTQLYQTPDFPDSYMPVATNQSKGLDVLRKRNDVKWTYISPAADFDANAERKGDYQLAGEVFTTNAKGESKISYADYAIAMVDEAEKGNYINQRISVLWK; encoded by the coding sequence ATGAAAATAGCAGTTTTAGCAGCAAATGGAAGAGTTGGTAGTTTAATAGTTAAAGAAGCAGTAGATAGAGGAAATGATGTTACAGCAGTAGCTCGTGAAGAAAATAAAACAGTAGCTAAGAAATTTTTAAAGAAAGATATTTTAGATTTAACTGAAAATGATTTAAAAGGTTTTGATGTTGTAATAACAGCTTTTGGAGCTTGGACAGAAGACACTTTACCTTTACATAAAACAACTGTAGAACATTTAGCAGATATCTTAGCAAATAAAAATACTCGCCTTTTAGTTGTAGGTGGAGCAGGAAGTTTATATACTGATGATAGTTTAAAAACTCAATTATATCAAACACCAGATTTCCCAGATAGCTATATGCCAGTTGCTACAAATCAATCTAAGGGCTTAGATGTTTTAAGAAAAAGAAATGATGTTAAATGGACATATATTAGTCCAGCAGCAGATTTTGATGCTAATGCAGAAAGAAAAGGAGATTATCAATTAGCAGGTGAAGTATTTACTACTAATGCTAAAGGCGAAAGTAAAATAAGCTATGCAGATTATGCAATAGCTATGGTTGATGAAGCTGAAAAGGGTAATTATATAAATCAAAGAATTTCTGTTCTTTGGAAATAA
- a CDS encoding sigma-54 interaction domain-containing protein: protein MKIDNNLKNIFDSLYDGILIIDKNGIVVYTNPSYTRITKINKEDIENKRLLDVRKDSHLTKVMKTGIKEIGQYRTINNIKYIVNMVPIIEEEKIVGGISVLNDMQDIQRNLDKTLAILDNLKEKVKILNKSKYNFDSIIAVDKNSIELKNYSKKISLNDSNILISGESGTGKKVYAHAIHNGSNRASFPFISINCATFSKENLEKELFGLEQDVFNTENTRGKIGLLQLVDGGTLFLDEISELDYSLQTKLLYVLQEKTLTQIGGLKEIKVDFRLICTTNKDLLELVNQGKFRKDLYYRISVIPLNLLPLKSRREDIPALANKFLKDLSIKYRKEISFSEEVMKLLSNYDWPGNIRELRNIVEFLFNISDSTVITVEYLPDYLHLNKKSKNYKNLNDYLKECEKKYIKKVLNNFENNLEGKKEAAKLLGISLATLYNKLS, encoded by the coding sequence ATGAAAATTGATAATAACTTAAAAAATATATTTGACTCATTATATGATGGTATTTTAATAATAGATAAAAATGGTATTGTTGTATATACAAATCCATCATACACTAGAATAACAAAAATTAATAAAGAAGATATAGAAAATAAAAGGTTATTGGATGTTAGAAAAGATAGTCATCTTACAAAAGTTATGAAAACTGGTATTAAAGAAATAGGACAATATAGAACAATTAATAATATAAAGTATATTGTAAATATGGTACCTATTATTGAAGAAGAAAAAATTGTTGGTGGAATTTCAGTTTTAAATGATATGCAGGATATACAAAGAAATCTTGATAAAACTTTAGCTATTTTAGATAATTTAAAAGAAAAAGTAAAAATATTAAATAAAAGTAAATATAATTTTGATTCTATTATAGCAGTTGATAAAAATAGTATAGAACTAAAGAACTATTCAAAAAAAATCTCTTTAAATGATTCTAATATATTGATAAGTGGAGAGAGTGGAACAGGGAAAAAAGTATATGCTCATGCAATACACAATGGAAGTAACAGAGCTTCCTTTCCTTTTATATCTATAAATTGTGCAACTTTTTCAAAAGAAAATTTAGAAAAAGAATTATTTGGTTTGGAGCAAGATGTTTTTAATACTGAAAATACAAGAGGAAAAATTGGTCTATTACAGTTAGTTGATGGAGGAACTTTGTTTTTAGATGAAATATCTGAACTTGATTATTCCCTCCAAACTAAATTATTGTATGTTTTACAAGAAAAGACTTTGACTCAAATAGGTGGCTTAAAAGAAATTAAAGTAGATTTTAGATTGATATGTACTACAAATAAGGATTTATTGGAGCTAGTTAATCAAGGTAAATTTAGAAAAGACTTATATTATAGAATATCAGTAATTCCTTTAAATTTATTACCATTAAAAAGTAGAAGGGAAGATATTCCAGCTTTAGCAAATAAATTTTTAAAAGATTTATCAATAAAATATAGAAAGGAAATATCATTTTCAGAAGAAGTAATGAAACTATTATCAAATTATGATTGGCCTGGAAATATAAGAGAATTAAGAAATATTGTTGAATTTTTATTTAATATTTCTGATAGCACAGTGATAACTGTTGAATATTTGCCAGATTATTTACATCTTAATAAAAAAAGCAAAAATTATAAAAATCTAAATGATTACTTAAAAGAATGTGAGAAAAAGTATATAAAAAAGGTTTTAAATAATTTTGAAAACAATTTAGAAGGTAAAAAAGAAGCTGCTAAATTATTAGGAATTTCTCTTGCTACTCTATATAATAAACTTTCTTAA
- a CDS encoding Rqc2 family fibronectin-binding protein, which yields MLYIDGISLSKIKEELKKSLEGKRINRIFKNNEYTISIHFGKIELLLSCIPSLAICYITKSKEQPILDIASSLISNLRKHLMNAMLTDIEQLGFDRILVFHFSRINELGEIKKYKIYFECIGKLSNIIFTDEENKILDTLKKFHISENFDRTLFLGETYTRPKFDKKLLPIDVTESDFNSLLESKILLSNKIEGVGKFLNNIKSFEEFKNILNNDVKTKIYFKDKKIKLATVLDIDFKDYDEVKKFSSYDEMINFYIDYEHTTTSFMLLKNRLKNLLERKLKKLNKILSLIKKDIEDSKTMDSIKEEGDILASVLYNVKRGMTFIKAYDFYNNEEIEIELDPLISPNENLDKIYKKYNKVKRGLTNAIRREKEIKDEITYVESTLLFINNSTDVVSLREIEEELIKLNYIKSLHNKKKTKLKKEVKYGVIEGEDYLILYGRNNLENDNLTFKVSAKDDYWFHVKDIPSSHIILKTSKLTDNLIVKSAQVSAYFSKANLGEKITVDYTLRKNVSKPNGAKPGFVIYVNQKSVVVEKVELEKI from the coding sequence ATGTTATATATAGATGGTATATCTCTTTCAAAAATAAAGGAAGAGTTAAAAAAGAGCTTAGAGGGTAAAAGAATAAATAGAATATTTAAAAATAATGAGTACACAATTTCAATACACTTTGGAAAAATTGAACTCTTGCTTTCTTGTATACCAAGTTTAGCTATTTGTTATATTACTAAGAGTAAAGAACAACCGATTTTAGATATAGCTTCATCACTAATTTCTAATTTAAGAAAACATTTAATGAATGCTATGTTGACAGATATAGAACAGCTAGGGTTTGACAGAATCCTAGTTTTTCATTTTTCAAGAATAAATGAATTGGGAGAAATAAAAAAATATAAAATTTACTTTGAATGTATAGGAAAGTTATCTAATATTATCTTTACTGATGAGGAGAATAAAATATTGGATACATTAAAAAAATTTCATATTTCAGAAAATTTTGATAGAACATTATTTTTAGGTGAAACTTATACAAGACCAAAGTTTGATAAGAAATTATTGCCTATTGATGTAACTGAAAGTGATTTTAATAGCTTATTAGAAAGTAAAATTCTACTATCAAATAAAATTGAAGGTGTAGGAAAATTTTTAAATAATATAAAATCTTTTGAAGAATTTAAAAATATTTTAAATAATGATGTGAAGACAAAAATTTATTTTAAGGATAAAAAAATAAAATTAGCAACAGTTTTGGATATAGACTTTAAAGACTATGATGAAGTAAAAAAATTTTCATCTTATGATGAAATGATTAATTTCTATATAGATTATGAGCATACTACAACAAGTTTTATGCTACTAAAAAATAGATTGAAAAATTTACTTGAAAGAAAGCTAAAAAAATTAAATAAGATATTATCTTTAATTAAAAAAGATATAGAAGATTCCAAAACTATGGATAGTATTAAAGAAGAAGGAGATATTTTAGCCTCTGTTTTATACAATGTAAAAAGAGGAATGACTTTCATAAAAGCATACGATTTTTATAATAATGAAGAGATTGAAATTGAGCTTGACCCCTTGATAAGCCCAAATGAAAACTTAGATAAAATCTATAAAAAATATAATAAAGTAAAAAGAGGACTTACAAATGCTATAAGGCGTGAAAAAGAAATAAAAGATGAAATAACTTATGTTGAAAGCACCCTACTTTTTATTAATAATAGTACAGATGTGGTTTCACTAAGGGAAATTGAAGAAGAATTAATAAAATTAAATTATATTAAGAGTTTACATAATAAAAAGAAAACTAAACTTAAAAAAGAAGTTAAATATGGAGTAATTGAAGGTGAAGATTATTTAATTCTATATGGCAGAAATAATTTGGAGAATGATAATCTAACTTTTAAAGTTTCTGCAAAAGATGATTATTGGTTTCATGTAAAAGATATTCCTAGTTCTCATATTATCCTTAAAACTTCAAAATTAACTGATAATTTAATAGTCAAATCTGCACAAGTATCAGCATATTTTTCTAAGGCTAATTTAGGTGAAAAAATAACAGTTGATTATACTTTAAGAAAAAATGTATCTAAACCTAATGGAGCAAAACCAGGTTTTGTTATTTATGTTAATCAAAAGTCTGTTGTAGTAGAAAAGGTGGAATTAGAGAAAATATAA
- a CDS encoding MarR family winged helix-turn-helix transcriptional regulator: MTVNIQRVNDVLEEYYKLFYKTEDMALKRGIKALTHTELHIIESIGENTQLTMNELADKIGITMGTATVAISKLSDKGYIDRARSTTDRRKVFVSLTKKGVDALTYHNNYHKMIMASITESIPEKDLEQFVKTFEVILESLRNKTDYFKPMTITDFKEGTKVSIVEIKGTPIVQNYFLNHNIENFTLLKVLKSNDKSQFKIEKENGEILTLDILDAKNLIGVKAD, from the coding sequence ATGACAGTAAATATACAAAGGGTTAATGATGTTTTAGAGGAATATTACAAATTATTTTACAAGACAGAAGATATGGCTTTGAAAAGAGGAATTAAAGCCTTAACACATACAGAATTACATATAATTGAATCAATAGGAGAAAATACTCAACTTACTATGAATGAACTTGCTGATAAAATTGGTATAACAATGGGAACAGCGACAGTTGCTATTTCAAAATTATCTGATAAAGGATATATTGATAGAGCAAGATCAACAACAGATAGAAGAAAAGTATTTGTATCTCTTACCAAAAAAGGAGTAGATGCTTTAACTTATCATAATAATTATCATAAAATGATTATGGCTTCTATCACTGAAAGTATACCTGAAAAGGATTTAGAACAATTTGTTAAAACTTTTGAAGTGATTTTAGAATCTTTAAGAAATAAAACTGATTATTTTAAACCTATGACTATAACTGATTTTAAAGAAGGAACAAAAGTTTCTATTGTTGAGATAAAGGGAACACCTATAGTTCAAAACTATTTTTTAAACCATAATATAGAAAACTTTACACTTCTAAAAGTTTTAAAATCTAATGATAAATCACAATTCAAAATAGAAAAAGAAAATGGAGAAATCTTAACACTTGATATTTTAGATGCTAAAAATCTAATAGGAGTAAAGGCTGATTAA
- the rpe gene encoding ribulose-phosphate 3-epimerase yields MTNGIKIAPSILSSDFSKLGEEVVAIDKAGADYVHIDVMDGQFVPNLTFGPPVIKCIRKCTNLMFDVHLMIDRPERYIEDFVKAGADIIVVHSESTIHLHRVIQQIKSFGVKAGVSLNPSTPEEVLKYIINDIDMVLVMSVNPGFGGQKFIPAVVEKIKAIKKMRADIDIEVDGGVTDETIKICVDAGANVFVAGSYVFSGDYKERINLLKLKAK; encoded by the coding sequence ATGACTAATGGGATAAAAATAGCCCCGTCCATATTATCAAGTGATTTTTCAAAACTTGGTGAGGAGGTTGTGGCTATTGATAAAGCAGGAGCAGACTATGTACACATAGATGTTATGGATGGACAATTTGTACCTAATTTAACATTTGGACCTCCTGTAATAAAATGTATTAGAAAATGTACTAACCTCATGTTTGATGTACATTTGATGATAGATAGACCAGAAAGATATATTGAAGATTTTGTGAAAGCAGGAGCAGATATTATTGTTGTTCATTCAGAATCAACAATTCATCTACATAGAGTTATACAACAAATAAAGTCTTTTGGAGTTAAAGCAGGTGTATCATTAAACCCATCAACGCCAGAAGAAGTATTAAAATATATTATAAATGATATTGATATGGTGTTAGTTATGAGTGTAAATCCAGGTTTTGGAGGACAAAAATTTATACCAGCAGTAGTTGAAAAGATAAAAGCAATAAAAAAAATGAGAGCAGATATAGATATAGAAGTAGATGGCGGAGTCACAGACGAAACAATAAAAATTTGTGTAGATGCAGGAGCTAATGTATTTGTAGCAGGTTCTTATGTATTTTCAGGAGATTATAAAGAAAGAATAAATTTATTAAAATTAAAAGCTAAATAG
- the rsgA gene encoding ribosome small subunit-dependent GTPase A produces MNKVQGFYYVESNNEVFECKLRGILKKTNNKYNCVVGDRVEISEDNSIVEIFKRENMLIRPIVANVDYLAIQFAAKHPNIDFERINLLLLTAFYYKVKPIVIVNKIDYLTEEELIELKEKLSFLEKISVPMFLISCHQNIGLEKVENFLKDKTTVIGGPSGVGKSSFINFLQSEKILKTGEISERLQRGKHTTRDSNMIKMKVGGYIIDTPGFSSIEVPNIENKEELISLFPEFSNIDSCKFLNCSHVHEPGCNVKKDVEENKISKDRYDFYKKTLEILSERWNRYD; encoded by the coding sequence ATTAACAAAGTTCAAGGCTTTTATTATGTTGAAAGTAATAATGAAGTTTTTGAATGTAAATTAAGAGGGATTTTAAAAAAAACTAACAATAAGTATAATTGTGTTGTAGGGGATAGAGTAGAAATTTCTGAGGATAATTCAATAGTTGAAATATTTAAAAGAGAGAATATGCTTATAAGACCTATTGTTGCAAATGTAGATTATTTAGCAATACAATTTGCAGCAAAACATCCAAATATAGATTTTGAAAGAATAAATCTTTTGTTATTAACAGCATTTTATTACAAAGTAAAACCTATTGTAATTGTTAATAAAATAGATTATTTAACAGAAGAAGAACTAATTGAATTAAAAGAAAAATTATCTTTTTTAGAAAAAATATCTGTACCCATGTTTTTGATTTCTTGTCATCAAAATATTGGTTTAGAGAAAGTTGAAAACTTTTTAAAAGATAAGACAACAGTGATTGGTGGACCTAGTGGAGTGGGAAAATCAAGTTTTATTAATTTTTTACAAAGTGAAAAGATTTTAAAAACTGGTGAAATAAGTGAGAGATTACAAAGAGGAAAACATACAACAAGGGACTCTAATATGATTAAGATGAAAGTGGGAGGTTATATAATAGATACTCCTGGATTTTCTTCAATAGAAGTTCCAAATATTGAAAATAAAGAAGAATTAATTTCATTATTCCCAGAATTTTCAAATATAGATAGTTGTAAATTTTTAAATTGTTCTCATGTACATGAGCCAGGTTGCAATGTAAAAAAAGATGTTGAAGAAAATAAAATATCAAAAGATAGATATGATTTTTATAAAAAAACTTTGGAAATTTTATCAGAAAGGTGGAATCGATATGACTAA
- a CDS encoding PASTA domain-containing protein, with product MKKFRKDDELDDLDLDNLEFEEEEIKEKKDSKTKISKIILNIVLIIAIIKLGANVFERYYFNEFYYKAPNLLGLDLDEAKKTISKSALNIREMGEVYSDLPYGTVALQEPTEGTIVKRARNIKVWVSKESPSVFLDDLVGMNYIEASSLLNKNGMKVGEVKRIKSDLPINQVIATSPKSGEPISRGQEFDFLISNGLE from the coding sequence ATGAAAAAATTTAGAAAAGATGATGAATTAGATGACTTAGATTTAGATAATTTAGAATTTGAGGAAGAGGAAATAAAAGAAAAAAAGGATAGTAAAACAAAAATATCAAAAATAATTTTAAATATAGTTTTAATTATAGCTATAATAAAATTAGGAGCTAATGTATTTGAAAGATATTATTTCAATGAATTTTATTATAAAGCACCTAATTTATTAGGTCTTGATTTAGATGAAGCTAAAAAAACTATATCTAAATCTGCTTTAAATATTAGAGAAATGGGAGAAGTTTATTCAGACTTACCTTATGGAACAGTAGCTTTACAAGAACCAACAGAAGGAACTATTGTAAAAAGAGCAAGAAATATAAAAGTATGGGTAAGTAAAGAATCTCCATCAGTATTTTTAGACGATTTAGTGGGAATGAACTATATAGAAGCAAGTTCTTTGCTTAATAAAAATGGTATGAAAGTTGGAGAAGTAAAAAGAATAAAATCAGATTTGCCTATTAATCAAGTTATAGCAACTTCACCAAAAAGTGGAGAACCTATATCAAGAGGACAAGAATTTGACTTTTTAATCAGTAATGGGTTGGAATAA
- a CDS encoding DUF262 domain-containing protein — translation MLNKINKMNFNPSTLPIITLMNSIKNEKRSGLDLQPTYQRGYIWDNDFKEKLIYSLTKHYPIGNIIIRNLEEPNEKNSKSEVVDGQQRLTTIYKFVNDELIVSGEIAKKIVEENIDYYEEEYLTNKVVKKILDKFKKNKKIDLIFSSLPDGLKSDIETFPLSLTFISNAKTEEVSEYFRFVQNQERLKAGEIISSFPDTYLEKYLRKIDNKDKLLEILSFKDNRKEFEKIFYSMFGILENKIKLGGTDKNIQEYAKNKNDDFTQEVNSQINSMIINLNIISRLNNVNKLEINFNKRYLKFLLLICALGNLNFKENGEKILSDLNIINDKLSAFNSAKSDALNKKFKDFSKVKIEEYRKLSLLVKGSQKLVDVKKGIKFLEQELKSN, via the coding sequence ATGTTAAATAAAATAAATAAAATGAACTTTAACCCATCAACTTTACCTATTATTACTCTTATGAATAGCATAAAAAATGAGAAGAGAAGTGGATTAGATTTGCAACCTACTTATCAAAGAGGTTACATCTGGGATAATGATTTTAAGGAAAAATTAATTTATAGTTTAACAAAACACTACCCAATAGGAAATATTATTATAAGGAATTTAGAAGAACCAAATGAAAAAAACTCAAAAAGTGAAGTTGTTGATGGACAACAAAGATTAACAACAATTTATAAATTTGTTAATGATGAACTTATTGTTTCTGGAGAAATTGCAAAAAAAATAGTTGAAGAAAATATTGATTACTATGAAGAGGAATATTTAACAAATAAAGTGGTAAAAAAAATACTGGATAAATTTAAAAAAAATAAAAAAATAGATTTAATTTTTTCTTCTCTTCCGGATGGGCTTAAAAGTGATATAGAAACATTTCCATTGTCTTTAACCTTTATATCAAATGCAAAAACAGAAGAAGTTTCTGAATATTTTAGATTTGTTCAAAATCAAGAAAGATTAAAGGCTGGAGAAATTATAAGTTCTTTTCCAGATACTTATTTAGAAAAATATTTGAGAAAAATAGATAACAAAGATAAATTACTGGAAATTCTTAGTTTTAAAGATAATAGAAAAGAATTTGAAAAAATATTTTACAGTATGTTTGGAATATTAGAAAACAAAATAAAATTAGGAGGGACTGATAAAAATATTCAAGAATATGCTAAGAATAAAAATGATGATTTTACTCAAGAAGTAAATAGTCAAATAAATAGTATGATAATTAATTTAAATATTATTTCAAGATTAAATAATGTAAATAAATTAGAAATTAATTTTAATAAGAGATATTTAAAGTTTTTACTGCTTATTTGTGCTTTAGGAAATTTAAATTTTAAAGAAAATGGAGAAAAAATTTTATCAGATTTAAATATAATAAATGATAAGCTATCAGCTTTTAATTCAGCTAAATCTGATGCTTTAAATAAAAAGTTTAAAGATTTTTCAAAAGTAAAAATAGAAGAATATAGAAAATTAAGTTTATTGGTAAAGGGATCACAAAAATTAGTAGATGTAAAAAAGGGGATTAAATTCCTAGAACAAGAGTTAAAATCTAATTGA
- a CDS encoding GroES family chaperonin, translating to MVIKPIGERVLLKPIKKEEKTKSGILLSSKSSNADTQNQAEVVALGKGEKLEGIKVGDKVIFNKFSGNEVEDRDVKYLIVNAEDILAIIG from the coding sequence ATGGTAATCAAACCTATTGGAGAAAGAGTTTTATTAAAACCAATTAAAAAAGAAGAAAAAACTAAAAGTGGAATTTTACTTAGCTCAAAATCTTCTAATGCAGATACACAAAATCAAGCTGAAGTTGTTGCTTTAGGAAAAGGAGAAAAATTAGAAGGAATAAAAGTTGGAGATAAAGTAATTTTTAACAAATTTTCTGGGAATGAAGTAGAAGATAGAGATGTAAAATATTTAATAGTAAATGCTGAAGATATTTTAGCAATTATTGGATAA
- the groL gene encoding chaperonin GroEL (60 kDa chaperone family; promotes refolding of misfolded polypeptides especially under stressful conditions; forms two stacked rings of heptamers to form a barrel-shaped 14mer; ends can be capped by GroES; misfolded proteins enter the barrel where they are refolded when GroES binds), which translates to MAKIINFNDEARKKLEIGVNTLADAVKVTLGPRGRNVVLEKSYGAPLITNDGVTIAKEIELEDPFENMGAALVKEVAIKSNDVAGDGTTTATILAQAIVKEGLKMLSAGANPIFLKKGIELAAKEAIEVLKDKAKKIESNEEISQVASISASDEEIGKLIAQAMEKVGETGVITVEEAKSLETTLEIVEGMQFDKGYVSPYMVTDSERMTAELDNPLILLTDKKISSMKELLPLLEQTVQMSKPVLIIADDIEGEALTTLVINKLRGTLNVVAVKAPAFGDRRKAILEDIAILTGGEVISEDKGMKLEEATIQQLGKAKTVKVTKDLTVIVDGGGKQEDISARVNSIKAQIEETTSDYDKEKLQERLAKLSGGVAVIKVGAATEVEMKDKKLRIEDALNATRAAVEEGIVAGGGTILLDIIESMKDFNETGEIAMGIEIVKRALEAPIKQIAENCGLNGGVVLEKVRMSPKGFGFDAKNEKYVNMIESGIIDPAKVTRAAIQNSTSVAALLLTTEVIIANKKEEEKAPVGAGGMMPGMM; encoded by the coding sequence ATGGCAAAAATTATAAATTTTAATGATGAAGCTAGAAAAAAATTAGAAATTGGAGTTAATACACTTGCAGATGCAGTAAAAGTTACATTAGGACCAAGAGGAAGAAATGTAGTTCTTGAAAAATCTTATGGTGCACCTTTAATCACTAATGATGGTGTTACAATAGCAAAAGAAATTGAATTGGAAGATCCTTTTGAAAATATGGGAGCAGCCTTGGTTAAAGAAGTTGCAATTAAATCAAATGATGTTGCAGGTGATGGTACAACAACTGCTACAATCTTAGCACAAGCTATTGTTAAAGAAGGGCTAAAAATGTTAAGTGCTGGTGCAAATCCAATTTTCTTAAAGAAAGGAATTGAACTTGCAGCTAAAGAAGCTATTGAAGTTTTAAAGGATAAGGCTAAAAAGATTGAATCTAATGAAGAAATTTCACAAGTTGCATCAATTTCAGCTAGTGATGAAGAAATAGGAAAATTAATTGCTCAAGCTATGGAAAAAGTTGGTGAAACAGGAGTTATAACTGTTGAAGAAGCAAAATCTTTAGAAACTACTTTAGAAATTGTTGAAGGAATGCAATTTGATAAAGGTTATGTTTCTCCATATATGGTTACAGATTCTGAAAGAATGACAGCAGAACTTGATAATCCTTTAATTTTATTGACAGATAAAAAAATCTCTTCAATGAAGGAATTATTACCTTTACTTGAACAAACAGTACAAATGTCTAAACCAGTTCTAATTATTGCTGATGATATTGAAGGAGAAGCTCTAACTACCCTTGTTATAAATAAATTAAGAGGAACTTTAAATGTTGTTGCAGTTAAAGCACCTGCATTTGGAGATAGAAGAAAAGCTATACTTGAAGATATTGCTATTTTAACTGGTGGAGAAGTTATATCTGAAGATAAAGGAATGAAATTAGAAGAAGCTACTATACAACAATTAGGTAAAGCTAAAACTGTTAAAGTAACAAAAGATTTAACTGTAATTGTTGATGGTGGAGGAAAACAAGAAGACATATCAGCAAGAGTTAATTCAATAAAAGCTCAAATAGAAGAAACAACTTCTGATTATGATAAAGAAAAATTACAAGAAAGACTTGCAAAATTATCTGGTGGAGTTGCAGTAATCAAGGTTGGAGCTGCTACTGAAGTTGAAATGAAAGATAAAAAATTAAGAATAGAAGATGCTTTAAATGCTACAAGAGCAGCTGTTGAAGAAGGAATAGTTGCAGGTGGAGGAACTATCTTACTTGATATTATTGAATCAATGAAAGACTTTAATGAAACTGGTGAAATAGCTATGGGTATTGAAATTGTTAAAAGAGCCTTAGAAGCTCCTATCAAACAAATAGCTGAAAACTGTGGTTTAAATGGTGGAGTAGTTTTAGAAAAAGTGAGAATGTCTCCTAAAGGTTTTGGTTTTGATGCTAAAAATGAAAAGTATGTAAATATGATAGAATCTGGAATTATTGATCCAGCAAAAGTTACAAGAGCTGCTATACAAAATTCTACTTCTGTTGCTGCATTACTTCTAACTACTGAAGTTATCATTGCAAATAAAAAAGAAGAAGAAAAAGCTCCAGTGGGTGCCGGTGGAATGATGCCAGGAATGATGTAA
- a CDS encoding DMT family transporter, translating to MQENYKYNIYMFIVTIFFGMTYALTKICLNYSTEFHIISFRFLIAFIVSLIFLYKKISPIKIRELLCSFILGLILFLVFIAMTIGVKYTTATNASFLISLSVIFIPFFSWIFNKEKPKKSIFIVIFIALIGIMLLTLDKNLQFHIGDILCLICAILFTFYVILTEKIVKNNNPVALSVLQFAWVSLFSFLLQYPIENFVIPKSKIFWLSMVLLGVFCTAFGYIIQTIAQKKLSSIVVGFILSLEPVFSGIFGYFFLNEYLSFQQYIGAFLLLISVIYVSVKN from the coding sequence ATGCAAGAAAATTATAAATATAATATTTATATGTTCATTGTCACTATCTTTTTTGGAATGACCTATGCTTTAACAAAAATTTGTTTAAACTATTCAACAGAATTTCATATAATAAGTTTTAGATTTTTAATAGCCTTTATAGTATCATTAATTTTTCTATATAAAAAAATTTCCCCAATAAAAATAAGAGAATTATTATGTTCTTTTATTTTAGGACTGATATTATTCTTAGTTTTCATAGCCATGACCATTGGAGTAAAATACACTACTGCAACTAATGCAAGTTTTTTAATCAGCTTATCTGTTATTTTTATTCCATTCTTTTCCTGGATTTTCAATAAAGAAAAACCTAAAAAAAGTATTTTTATTGTGATTTTTATTGCACTTATAGGAATTATGCTATTAACATTAGATAAAAATTTACAATTTCATATAGGAGATATACTTTGCTTAATATGTGCTATTCTTTTTACATTTTATGTAATATTAACTGAAAAAATTGTAAAAAATAATAATCCAGTAGCTTTAAGTGTGTTACAGTTTGCTTGGGTTTCTTTATTTTCCTTCTTACTTCAGTACCCAATAGAGAATTTTGTAATTCCTAAAAGTAAAATTTTTTGGTTATCTATGGTATTATTAGGCGTTTTTTGCACTGCTTTTGGGTATATAATTCAAACTATTGCACAAAAAAAATTATCATCAATTGTAGTAGGATTTATTTTATCTTTAGAGCCAGTTTTTTCAGGAATTTTTGGATATTTCTTTTTAAATGAATATTTAAGTTTTCAGCAATATATAGGAGCTTTTCTATTATTAATATCTGTTATTTATGTTTCTGTGAAAAATTAA